The following proteins are encoded in a genomic region of Streptococcus sp. 29892:
- the dnaG gene encoding DNA primase — MLSKDKITEIKQALNIVDVIGETVALTKAGRNFLGLCPFHGEKTPSFNVIEDKQFYHCFGCGKSGDVFKFIEETRGVSFTDAVAILAEKAGFQVEVSTNHFQPKKENPHQALYDIHQDATKFYHALLMTTKMGEEARKYLHQRGLTDEVIKNFQLGLAPDGQNILYQKLSQNYDEESLLHSGLFNPSEQNMIFDAFQGRIMFPLTDEYGRVIAFSGRIWTEKDLQNKQLAKYKNSRSTAIFNKSYELYHLDKAKAVIKKQREVYLMEGFLDVIAAHRAGIENAVASMGTALTREHVGHLAKFCKKIVLTYDGDRAGQAATMKALDELGDFQVDIVSLPDNMDPDEFLQRNSEEALREVLTKSRISDVEFLIHYLKPENPDNLQMQIEFVDRIAPIIARVSSITAQNSYIYKVAEVLSDFDYGQVEQAVNAVRLHQRQERSQQAYHQQKEQVYAPPVQAISRLTGLIRTENHLLYRMVEHPYILNEFRLREDFYFATPELQVLYELLKNQGEISSFGLSQLDDIVQQAWYRILEERLPKEVAQNEIEELEFRRDKELLRKENQHLTRKIREHSHVGNADIALDELQKLLEKRKQME, encoded by the coding sequence ATGCTGTCAAAAGATAAAATAACAGAAATCAAACAAGCCCTCAATATCGTGGATGTGATTGGTGAAACAGTTGCTTTGACCAAGGCTGGACGCAATTTTCTTGGTCTTTGTCCCTTTCATGGAGAAAAAACTCCTTCCTTTAATGTCATTGAGGATAAACAGTTCTATCATTGTTTTGGTTGTGGTAAGTCTGGAGATGTTTTTAAATTTATAGAGGAAACCCGTGGTGTTTCTTTCACTGACGCGGTAGCCATTTTGGCAGAAAAAGCTGGGTTTCAGGTAGAAGTATCCACCAATCATTTTCAGCCTAAGAAGGAAAATCCACATCAAGCTCTTTATGATATCCATCAAGATGCGACAAAGTTTTACCATGCCTTGTTGATGACGACAAAGATGGGCGAGGAAGCTAGAAAATATCTCCATCAGCGTGGTTTAACGGATGAAGTTATTAAGAATTTTCAACTAGGTTTAGCACCTGATGGGCAAAATATTCTTTATCAGAAACTTTCCCAGAACTACGATGAAGAAAGCCTGCTTCATTCGGGTCTTTTCAATCCCAGTGAGCAGAATATGATTTTCGATGCTTTTCAAGGGCGGATCATGTTTCCGCTAACCGATGAATATGGTCGAGTGATTGCCTTTTCAGGTCGGATTTGGACAGAAAAAGACCTGCAGAACAAGCAATTAGCCAAGTATAAGAATTCTCGTAGCACAGCTATTTTCAATAAAAGTTACGAACTATATCATTTGGATAAGGCCAAGGCGGTCATCAAGAAACAGCGGGAAGTCTATCTGATGGAGGGGTTTCTGGATGTTATTGCGGCCCACCGTGCTGGTATTGAAAATGCGGTTGCTTCTATGGGAACTGCTCTGACTAGAGAGCACGTTGGTCATCTGGCCAAGTTTTGCAAGAAGATCGTTCTGACCTACGATGGTGACAGGGCCGGACAGGCAGCTACCATGAAGGCTTTGGACGAATTAGGAGATTTTCAGGTGGATATTGTCAGTCTGCCTGACAATATGGACCCTGATGAATTTTTACAAAGAAATTCTGAAGAAGCCTTGCGAGAGGTTTTGACAAAATCCCGCATTAGTGATGTGGAATTTTTAATCCACTATCTGAAGCCAGAAAACCCAGATAATCTACAAATGCAGATAGAATTTGTGGATAGGATTGCTCCGATTATCGCAAGGGTTTCGTCGATTACAGCGCAAAATTCTTATATTTATAAGGTTGCGGAAGTCCTATCCGATTTTGACTATGGTCAGGTGGAGCAGGCTGTGAATGCTGTTCGCTTACATCAGCGACAGGAACGAAGTCAGCAAGCCTATCATCAACAGAAGGAACAGGTCTATGCACCGCCTGTTCAGGCTATTTCCCGGCTGACAGGTCTTATCCGAACTGAAAATCACCTGCTTTACCGTATGGTCGAGCACCCTTATATTTTAAATGAATTTCGTTTGCGAGAAGATTTTTATTTTGCGACACCGGAATTGCAGGTATTGTATGAATTACTGAAAAATCAAGGTGAGATTAGTAGTTTTGGCTTATCCCAGTTAGATGATATCGTCCAACAAGCCTGGTATCGGATTTTGGAAGAGCGTCTGCCAAAGGAAGTGGCGCAAAATGAAATTGAAGAATTGGAATTTCGCCGTGACAAGGAATTGTTACGAAAGGAAAATCAACACCTAACACGGAAAATCCGTGAACATTCCCATGTAGGAAATGCTGATATTGCCCTCGATGAGTTACAAAAATTGCTCGAGAAAAGAAAACAAATGGAGTAA
- a CDS encoding aminotransferase class I/II-fold pyridoxal phosphate-dependent enzyme, which yields MKNQHQAPIYQGLVQLRRKRIVPFDVPGHKRGRGNPELVELLGEKCVGIDVNSMKPLDNLGHPVSIIREAEELAAEAFGASHAFLMVGGTTSSVQTMILATCKAGDKIILPRNVHKSALNALVLCGAIPVYVDMSVEPRIGIALALENDAFERAISEHPDAVAVLINNPTYYGICSDLRTLTEKAHAAGMKVLVDEAHGAHLHFSDQLPEAAMDVGADMAAVSMHKSGGSLTQSSLLLVGPDMNVEYVRQIINLTQSTSASYLLLASLDISRRNLALRGKESFEKVIEMSEYARREINAIGGYYAYSKELIDGKTVHDFDVTKLSIYTQGIGLTGIEVYDLLRDEYDIQIEFGDIGNILAYISIGDRLQDIERLVGALADIKRLYSRDGSDLISGEYIQPQLVLSPQQAFYAERESRSLQEAVGQVCGEFVMCYPPGIPLLAPGERVTQEIVDYIIFAKERGCSVQGTEDPDVNYINVIKEG from the coding sequence ATGAAAAATCAACACCAAGCCCCTATTTATCAGGGATTGGTACAGTTACGCCGAAAACGGATTGTTCCCTTTGATGTGCCTGGACACAAACGGGGGCGGGGAAATCCTGAATTAGTAGAACTACTTGGCGAAAAATGCGTGGGGATTGATGTCAATTCCATGAAACCCTTGGATAACTTAGGGCATCCTGTGTCCATTATCCGGGAGGCCGAGGAATTGGCGGCAGAAGCCTTTGGTGCCAGCCATGCCTTTCTCATGGTTGGAGGGACAACCTCTTCTGTCCAGACAATGATTTTGGCGACTTGTAAGGCAGGCGATAAGATTATCCTCCCTCGAAATGTCCACAAGTCAGCCCTCAATGCCCTGGTTCTATGTGGTGCCATCCCGGTCTATGTGGATATGAGCGTGGAGCCACGGATTGGTATTGCTCTTGCCTTGGAAAATGATGCTTTTGAACGGGCGATTTCTGAGCATCCTGATGCGGTTGCTGTCTTGATCAACAATCCGACCTACTATGGTATCTGCTCGGACCTGCGTACCTTGACTGAGAAAGCTCACGCAGCGGGTATGAAAGTTTTGGTAGATGAGGCCCACGGAGCTCATTTGCATTTTTCGGACCAATTGCCAGAGGCAGCTATGGATGTGGGAGCTGATATGGCAGCTGTTTCCATGCACAAATCAGGCGGCAGCCTGACCCAGAGCTCGCTCCTCTTGGTCGGTCCTGATATGAATGTGGAGTATGTCCGCCAGATTATCAATCTGACCCAGTCTACATCCGCTTCCTATCTCTTGCTGGCTAGTCTGGATATTTCACGGAGAAATTTGGCCCTTCGAGGGAAAGAGTCTTTTGAAAAAGTCATTGAAATGTCTGAGTATGCTCGTCGTGAAATCAATGCAATCGGTGGCTACTATGCCTATTCTAAGGAATTGATTGATGGTAAAACGGTGCATGATTTTGATGTGACCAAGCTCTCCATCTATACGCAGGGCATTGGTCTGACAGGGATTGAAGTCTATGATTTGTTGCGGGATGAGTATGACATCCAGATTGAATTTGGCGACATTGGCAATATCTTGGCCTATATCTCCATCGGTGACCGCTTGCAGGACATTGAGCGGCTGGTGGGTGCTTTGGCTGACATCAAGCGTCTCTATTCACGAGATGGTTCGGACCTGATTTCAGGTGAATACATCCAGCCGCAGCTGGTATTGTCACCGCAGCAGGCTTTTTATGCAGAGCGTGAAAGCCGTTCCCTGCAAGAAGCAGTTGGTCAGGTCTGTGGGGAATTTGTCATGTGCTACCCGCCTGGTATTCCGCTTTTAGCACCAGGTGAACGAGTGACCCAAGAAATTGTTGACTACATCATCTTTGCCAAGGAGCGCGGTTGCTCCGTCCAAGGTACGGAAGATCCAGATGTCAACTACATCAACGTTATAAAGGAGGGCTAA
- the rpsU gene encoding 30S ribosomal protein S21, whose translation MSKTVVRKNESLDDALRRFKRAVTKAGTLQETRKREFYEKPSVKRKRKSEAARKRKKF comes from the coding sequence ATGTCAAAAACAGTAGTACGCAAGAACGAATCACTTGATGATGCTCTTCGTCGTTTCAAACGTGCGGTTACTAAAGCTGGTACTCTTCAAGAAACACGCAAACGCGAATTCTACGAGAAACCATCTGTAAAACGTAAACGTAAATCAGAAGCAGCTCGCAAGCGTAAAAAATTCTAA
- the rpoD gene encoding RNA polymerase sigma factor RpoD has protein sequence MTNKKDKKTEVTTFDVQVAEFIRNHKKQGSATDDEINDQLVIPFTLDADGIDDLLQRIQDAGISIVDKEGNPSARALQVEEEPELSDEELLGSTSAKVNDPVRMYLKEIGVVPLLTNEEEQELALAVEAGDPEAKQRLAEANLRLVVSIAKRYVGRGMQFLDLIQEGNMGLMKAVDKFDYSKGFKFSTYATWWIRQAITRAIADQARTIRIPVHMVETINKLVREQRNLLQELGQDPTPEQIAERMDMTPEKVREILKIAQEPVSLETPIGEEDDSHLGDFIEDEVIENPVDYTTRVVLREQLDEVLDTLTDREENVLRLRFGLDDGKMRTLEDVGKVFNVTRERIRQIEAKALRKLRHPSRSKPLRDFIED, from the coding sequence ATGACAAACAAAAAAGATAAAAAGACAGAAGTAACGACCTTTGATGTGCAAGTTGCTGAATTTATTCGTAATCACAAGAAACAAGGTTCGGCAACCGATGATGAAATCAATGACCAGCTGGTTATTCCGTTTACACTTGATGCTGATGGGATTGATGACTTGCTTCAACGAATTCAGGATGCAGGAATTTCGATTGTGGATAAGGAAGGTAACCCATCTGCGCGTGCTTTGCAGGTTGAAGAAGAACCAGAATTATCTGACGAAGAATTGCTAGGAAGCACGTCCGCAAAGGTTAATGATCCCGTCCGCATGTACTTGAAAGAAATCGGTGTTGTGCCACTCTTGACCAACGAAGAAGAGCAAGAATTAGCCTTGGCGGTTGAAGCTGGCGATCCTGAAGCAAAACAACGTTTGGCTGAAGCTAACTTGCGTTTGGTTGTTTCTATTGCTAAACGCTATGTGGGGCGTGGTATGCAGTTCCTTGATCTTATCCAAGAAGGAAACATGGGCTTGATGAAGGCCGTTGACAAGTTTGACTACTCAAAAGGTTTCAAATTTTCAACTTATGCGACTTGGTGGATTCGTCAGGCCATTACCCGTGCTATTGCAGACCAAGCTCGTACGATTCGTATCCCTGTTCACATGGTTGAAACCATCAATAAATTGGTTCGCGAACAACGCAATCTCTTGCAAGAGTTAGGACAGGATCCAACGCCAGAACAAATTGCAGAGCGTATGGATATGACACCTGAAAAAGTCCGTGAAATCCTTAAGATTGCTCAAGAGCCAGTGTCTTTGGAAACCCCAATCGGTGAAGAAGATGATAGCCATTTGGGAGATTTCATTGAAGATGAAGTAATTGAGAACCCAGTTGACTATACCACTCGTGTTGTCCTTCGTGAGCAATTGGATGAAGTGCTAGATACTCTGACAGACCGTGAAGAGAATGTTCTCCGCCTTCGTTTTGGCTTGGACGACGGAAAAATGCGAACTCTTGAAGATGTAGGTAAAGTCTTCAACGTAACTCGTGAACGTATCCGCCAGATCGAAGCCAAAGCCCTTCGTAAACTCCGCCACCCATCCCGCAGCAAACCACTCAGAGATTTTATTGAGGATTAA
- the aguA gene encoding agmatine deiminase — MIESPKAAGYRMPAEYEPHHGTLMVWPTRPGSWPFDGQGAKKAFSQVIKTIAESEQVYLLVDEAHREEAQSMLGDGVTYLDIPTNDAWARDTGPTVLVHENGRALSVDWAFNAWGGSYDGLYQDYEADDQVASRFSQAIGLPVHDVHPFVLEGGAIHSDGEGTIMVTESCLLSPGRNPHLTKDQIEQVLLDSLGAEKVLWLPYGIFNDETNEHVDNVAAFVGPAEIVLAWTDDEADPQYAMSKADLDYLEKEVDAKGRKLTVHKLPIPQNPILVTEEDLPGYVYEEGEEERTAGERLAASYVNFYVSNGAVLVPQFTDEHDAQALELLAQLFPTRKVVGIPARDILLGGGNIHCITQQIPLYGAK; from the coding sequence ATGATAGAAAGTCCAAAAGCTGCTGGCTACCGCATGCCAGCTGAGTATGAGCCCCATCATGGTACCCTCATGGTGTGGCCGACTCGCCCAGGATCCTGGCCCTTTGATGGTCAGGGGGCAAAAAAAGCCTTTAGTCAGGTCATTAAAACCATTGCTGAAAGCGAGCAGGTCTATCTCTTGGTGGACGAGGCACACCGTGAGGAGGCACAATCCATGCTGGGTGATGGTGTAACCTACCTGGACATCCCCACCAACGACGCTTGGGCGCGTGATACAGGTCCGACGGTCTTGGTCCATGAAAATGGCAGAGCTTTGTCTGTCGATTGGGCCTTTAACGCTTGGGGCGGAAGCTATGATGGTCTTTATCAGGACTACGAAGCAGATGATCAGGTGGCTAGTCGATTTAGTCAGGCCATCGGTCTGCCAGTCCATGATGTCCATCCCTTTGTCCTAGAAGGTGGAGCCATCCATAGTGACGGCGAAGGAACCATCATGGTGACCGAATCCTGCCTGCTCAGCCCAGGTCGTAATCCCCATCTGACCAAGGACCAGATTGAGCAAGTGCTTCTAGATAGTCTAGGTGCTGAAAAGGTTCTCTGGCTTCCTTACGGCATTTTCAACGATGAAACCAATGAGCATGTAGATAATGTTGCGGCCTTTGTTGGTCCAGCTGAGATAGTTTTAGCCTGGACAGATGATGAGGCAGATCCCCAATATGCCATGTCCAAGGCCGATTTGGACTATTTGGAAAAAGAGGTTGATGCCAAGGGCAGAAAGTTGACCGTCCACAAACTGCCAATTCCCCAAAATCCCATTTTGGTGACAGAAGAGGATTTGCCAGGCTATGTTTATGAAGAGGGGGAAGAAGAACGAACTGCAGGCGAACGCTTGGCGGCTTCCTATGTGAATTTCTACGTCAGCAACGGTGCGGTTCTGGTACCTCAGTTTACTGATGAGCATGATGCGCAGGCACTTGAGCTCCTCGCGCAGCTTTTTCCTACCAGAAAAGTCGTCGGTATACCAGCCCGTGACATCCTGCTTGGGGGTGGGAATATTCACTGTATCACCCAGCAGATTCCCCTTTATGGGGCTAAATGA
- the mscL gene encoding large conductance mechanosensitive channel protein MscL, giving the protein MLKDLKAFLFQGNVIDLAVAVIFGAAFKAIIDSFVADLITPLLLTPALKAAGADKIADLSWNGVTYGNFLSAVINFLIIGTVLFFIVKAAEKAMPKKEAAPAGPTQEELLAEIRDLLKK; this is encoded by the coding sequence ATGTTGAAAGATTTAAAAGCGTTTTTGTTCCAAGGTAATGTTATTGACCTTGCAGTTGCAGTAATTTTTGGTGCTGCCTTCAAAGCCATCATCGATTCATTCGTTGCTGACTTGATTACACCATTGTTGCTTACACCAGCTTTGAAAGCTGCTGGCGCAGATAAAATTGCTGACTTGAGCTGGAATGGTGTTACTTATGGTAACTTCTTGAGCGCTGTTATCAACTTCTTGATCATCGGTACTGTTTTGTTCTTCATCGTTAAGGCTGCTGAAAAAGCAATGCCTAAGAAAGAAGCAGCTCCTGCTGGTCCAACTCAAGAAGAATTGCTTGCAGAAATCCGCGACTTGTTGAAAAAATAA
- a CDS encoding saccharopine dehydrogenase family protein, translated as MSRLLVIGCGGVAQVAISKVCQAEDTFKEVMIASRTKSKCDDLKAVLEEKTSVKIETAQVDADKVEEVIALIESYQPKAVLNVALPYQDLTIMDACLATGVDYIDTANYECEDTEDPEWRAIYEKRCAEEGFTAYFDYSWQWAYKERFEKAGLTALLGSGFDPGVTSVFSAYALKHYFDEIHYIDILDCNGGDHGYPFATNFNPEINLREVSAPGSYWENGKWVEVEAMSIKREYDFPEVGQKDMYLLHHEEIESLAKNIPGVKRIRFFMTFGQSYLTHMKCLENVGLLRTDPINFNGQEVVPIQFLKALLPDPASLGPRTVGKTNIGCIFTGIKDGVEKTIYIYNVCDHQECYKEVGSQAISYTTGVPAMIGTKLVMDGTWKKPGVYNLEELDPDPFMDLLNQYGLPWQVVENPVLVD; from the coding sequence ATGAGTCGTTTGTTAGTTATTGGTTGTGGCGGAGTTGCCCAAGTTGCCATCAGCAAGGTTTGCCAGGCAGAAGATACCTTCAAGGAAGTCATGATTGCCAGCCGGACCAAGTCCAAGTGTGATGATTTGAAGGCTGTTTTGGAAGAAAAAACGTCCGTAAAAATTGAAACTGCCCAAGTGGATGCGGACAAGGTAGAAGAAGTGATTGCCTTGATTGAAAGCTACCAGCCAAAGGCAGTCTTGAATGTGGCCCTTCCCTACCAAGACTTGACCATCATGGATGCCTGCTTGGCGACAGGTGTGGACTACATCGACACGGCCAACTACGAGTGCGAGGACACCGAGGATCCAGAATGGAGGGCTATTTACGAAAAACGCTGTGCAGAAGAAGGATTTACGGCTTACTTTGACTACTCATGGCAGTGGGCTTATAAGGAGCGTTTTGAAAAAGCAGGCCTGACAGCTCTTTTGGGATCCGGATTTGATCCAGGGGTGACCAGCGTTTTCTCAGCCTACGCACTCAAGCACTATTTTGATGAAATTCATTACATCGACATCTTAGATTGTAACGGTGGAGACCACGGTTATCCATTTGCGACCAACTTCAACCCAGAAATCAACTTGCGTGAGGTTTCAGCACCAGGTTCCTACTGGGAAAATGGCAAATGGGTGGAAGTTGAAGCCATGTCTATCAAGCGAGAGTACGATTTCCCAGAAGTGGGTCAAAAAGACATGTACCTCCTCCATCACGAAGAAATCGAGTCGCTGGCTAAGAATATTCCAGGTGTCAAACGCATCCGCTTCTTCATGACCTTCGGTCAATCCTACTTGACCCACATGAAGTGCTTGGAAAATGTTGGTCTTTTGCGGACAGACCCAATCAATTTCAACGGACAAGAAGTGGTGCCAATCCAATTCCTCAAGGCATTATTACCAGACCCAGCTAGCCTTGGTCCACGTACTGTTGGGAAAACCAACATCGGCTGTATTTTCACAGGCATCAAGGACGGTGTAGAGAAGACTATTTACATCTACAATGTATGTGACCACCAAGAGTGCTATAAGGAAGTTGGTTCACAGGCTATTTCCTACACAACTGGCGTGCCAGCTATGATTGGAACCAAGCTTGTCATGGACGGAACTTGGAAGAAGCCAGGCGTTTACAACTTGGAGGAATTGGATCCAGATCCATTCATGGACTTGCTCAATCAATATGGTCTGCCTTGGCAGGTAGTAGAAAATCCTGTTTTGGTGGACTAG
- the galE gene encoding UDP-glucose 4-epimerase GalE produces MSILVTGGAGYIGSHTVVELLKLGKDVVIVDNLSNSSILVLDRIETITGKRPTFYELDVANKVALREVFEKESIEAAIHFAGYKAVGESVEKPVMYYENNIMSTLALVEVMAEFGVKKIVFSSSATVYGLNNPSPLVETMPTSATNPYGYTKVMLEQILRDVEVADKEWSIALLRYFNPIGAHESGLIGEDPAGIPNNLMPFVAQVAVGKRPELSVFGNDYDTVDGTGVRDYIHVIDLALGHIKALEKISTTAGVHTYNLGSGQGTSVLELVQAFEKVNGVPVPYKIVDRRPGDVATCYANADKALAELNWKTEKTIEDMCRDTWNWQSKNPNGYEG; encoded by the coding sequence ATGAGTATCTTGGTTACAGGTGGAGCTGGCTATATTGGTAGTCACACCGTTGTGGAGTTGTTGAAGTTGGGAAAAGACGTTGTCATCGTAGATAATCTCTCCAACTCAAGTATTTTGGTTTTGGATCGTATCGAAACCATCACTGGCAAACGTCCAACTTTCTATGAATTGGATGTAGCAAATAAGGTTGCCTTGCGTGAGGTTTTTGAAAAAGAAAGTATTGAGGCAGCAATTCACTTTGCTGGCTACAAGGCGGTTGGTGAATCTGTTGAAAAACCAGTCATGTATTATGAAAATAATATCATGTCCACTTTGGCTTTGGTGGAAGTTATGGCAGAGTTTGGTGTCAAGAAGATTGTCTTCTCATCCAGCGCAACGGTTTATGGCCTTAACAACCCATCGCCTTTAGTTGAAACCATGCCAACCAGCGCAACTAACCCTTATGGTTATACAAAAGTCATGTTGGAACAAATCCTGCGTGATGTAGAAGTGGCAGACAAGGAATGGAGCATTGCTCTTCTCCGTTATTTCAACCCAATCGGTGCCCATGAATCAGGTCTAATCGGTGAAGATCCAGCTGGTATTCCAAACAACCTTATGCCGTTTGTGGCTCAAGTTGCTGTTGGCAAACGTCCAGAACTCAGCGTCTTTGGTAATGACTATGATACAGTGGATGGAACAGGTGTTCGTGACTATATCCACGTCATTGACTTGGCTCTTGGTCACATCAAGGCGCTGGAAAAAATCTCAACGACAGCAGGTGTCCATACCTATAACCTTGGTTCCGGTCAAGGAACCAGTGTTTTAGAACTGGTTCAGGCTTTTGAAAAAGTGAATGGTGTACCGGTACCTTATAAAATCGTTGACCGTCGTCCTGGTGATGTAGCGACCTGCTATGCTAATGCAGACAAGGCTTTAGCAGAACTCAACTGGAAAACAGAGAAAACGATTGAGGATATGTGCCGCGACACATGGAACTGGCAGTCTAAAAATCCAAATGGATATGAAGGATAA
- a CDS encoding metal-sulfur cluster assembly factor, which produces MAYTEEQVKEIQERIFHALEDVIDPELGIDIINLGLIYEIRFIEGKAEIDMTLTTMGCPLADLITDQIHDVLKDVPEVTEVDVRLVWSPAWTVQKMSRYARIALGIK; this is translated from the coding sequence ATGGCTTATACAGAAGAACAGGTAAAAGAAATTCAAGAGCGTATTTTTCATGCTCTAGAAGACGTGATTGACCCTGAGCTAGGGATTGATATTATCAATTTGGGGCTCATTTATGAAATTCGTTTTATTGAAGGTAAGGCCGAGATTGATATGACTCTGACAACCATGGGTTGTCCCTTGGCTGACTTGATTACCGATCAAATTCATGATGTCTTAAAAGATGTTCCAGAGGTAACGGAAGTAGATGTTCGCTTGGTTTGGTCACCGGCCTGGACAGTTCAAAAAATGAGCCGTTACGCTCGAATTGCTTTAGGAATTAAATAG
- the speE gene encoding polyamine aminopropyltransferase, with protein sequence MEMWFSEVQTPDVKLSIRTSQQLYAGKSEFQDIAVLDSPAFGKILTLNGRVLFSDADDFVYNEMAVHVPMAVHPNPKKILILGGGDGGVAQVLSMYPEIERIDVVEPDELLVEVCRQYFPDYASGLEDERVEVYLQDGLRFLRNCENEYDIIINDATDPFGHTEGLFTKEFYGNAYRALKEDGIMVYQHGSPFYDEDESAFRSMHRKATQSFPISRVYQAHIPTSAAGYWLFGFASKKYHPIEDFDKEKWKARQLFTEYYTANLHIGAFLLPRYVEDILEEEEKK encoded by the coding sequence ATGGAAATGTGGTTTTCAGAAGTCCAAACACCAGATGTCAAGTTATCCATTCGGACCAGCCAGCAGCTCTACGCTGGCAAGAGTGAATTTCAGGATATTGCTGTACTGGATTCACCAGCCTTTGGAAAAATATTAACCCTCAATGGTCGTGTTTTATTCTCGGATGCAGATGACTTTGTCTACAATGAGATGGCTGTCCATGTGCCCATGGCAGTTCATCCCAATCCTAAGAAAATCTTGATTTTGGGTGGAGGAGATGGTGGTGTAGCCCAAGTTCTCAGTATGTATCCTGAAATCGAACGCATTGATGTAGTAGAGCCAGATGAGTTGTTGGTTGAAGTGTGTCGTCAGTATTTCCCAGACTATGCCTCTGGCTTGGAAGATGAGCGGGTCGAGGTTTATTTACAGGATGGTCTGCGTTTCTTGCGCAACTGTGAAAACGAATATGACATCATCATCAATGATGCGACTGATCCATTTGGACATACGGAAGGGCTATTTACTAAGGAATTTTATGGAAACGCCTACCGAGCTTTGAAGGAAGATGGCATCATGGTTTACCAACATGGCTCACCATTTTATGACGAAGATGAGTCTGCCTTTCGTTCCATGCATCGGAAGGCGACTCAATCCTTCCCTATCAGCCGTGTTTATCAGGCCCATATTCCGACATCTGCGGCGGGTTATTGGTTATTTGGCTTTGCCTCTAAAAAATACCATCCTATAGAAGATTTTGACAAGGAAAAATGGAAAGCGCGCCAGCTTTTCACAGAATACTATACCGCTAACCTCCACATCGGAGCATTTCTCTTGCCTCGATACGTGGAAGACATTTTAGAAGAAGAGGAGAAAAAATAA
- the nspC gene encoding carboxynorspermidine decarboxylase yields the protein MRIEQVPTPAYVIDEAKLVNNLEILKSVQDRTGCKVLLAQKAFSMYATYPLISQYLAGTTASGLYEAKLGREEFGGEVHVFAPAFKDADLDEILEIADHIVFNSARQLRKHADKCRAAGVSVGLRINPECSTQGEHALYDPCATGSRFGVRIDQFSEDLLDLVDGLHFHTLCEQNSDDLKTTLDAVEDKFGPYLHRIKWLNMGGGHHVTRADYDVELLISSIQHMQETYGLEVYIEPGEAIALNAGYLVTEVLDIVENGIETLVLDASATCHMPDVLEMPYRPPLRHGFEAGEKAYTYRLSSNTCLTGDIIGDYSFEKPVEIGDKLYFEDMAIYSFVKNNTFNGIGLPSLVLMDQTGDCRIIKEFGYGDFKGRLS from the coding sequence ATGAGAATTGAACAAGTTCCAACACCAGCCTATGTCATTGATGAAGCCAAGCTGGTCAACAATTTAGAAATTCTCAAGTCTGTTCAAGACCGTACAGGCTGTAAGGTACTCTTGGCTCAAAAAGCCTTCTCCATGTATGCCACCTATCCGCTGATTAGCCAATACCTAGCTGGAACCACCGCATCAGGTCTCTATGAAGCCAAGCTGGGTCGTGAGGAATTTGGGGGCGAAGTCCATGTCTTTGCCCCAGCCTTTAAGGATGCGGATTTGGATGAAATCTTGGAAATTGCAGACCATATCGTTTTTAACTCAGCGCGCCAGCTCCGCAAGCATGCGGACAAATGCAGAGCAGCTGGAGTTAGTGTCGGCCTGCGGATCAATCCAGAATGTTCCACCCAAGGTGAACATGCCCTCTATGATCCCTGTGCAACAGGCTCTCGTTTTGGTGTTCGCATTGACCAGTTTTCAGAAGACCTGCTGGACTTGGTGGATGGCCTGCATTTCCATACCCTCTGTGAGCAAAATTCGGATGATTTGAAAACCACTTTGGATGCTGTTGAGGACAAATTCGGCCCCTATCTACACCGTATTAAATGGCTCAATATGGGCGGAGGCCATCATGTGACCAGAGCAGATTATGATGTAGAATTGCTGATTTCCTCAATCCAACACATGCAGGAAACTTATGGGCTGGAAGTCTATATCGAGCCAGGAGAAGCCATTGCCCTCAATGCAGGCTATCTGGTGACTGAGGTCTTAGACATCGTTGAAAATGGCATTGAAACCCTGGTTCTGGATGCATCGGCTACCTGCCATATGCCGGATGTCTTGGAAATGCCCTATCGCCCACCGCTTCGCCATGGCTTTGAGGCTGGTGAAAAGGCCTATACTTACCGACTATCTTCCAATACCTGTCTGACGGGGGACATCATCGGCGATTATTCCTTTGAAAAGCCTGTGGAGATTGGTGACAAACTCTATTTTGAGGACATGGCCATCTATTCTTTTGTTAAAAACAATACCTTCAACGGCATCGGTCTGCCAAGTCTGGTCTTGATGGATCAGACAGGCGACTGCCGTATTATCAAAGAATTTGGCTATGGAGATTTCAAGGGGAGGTTGTCATGA